The Swingsia samuiensis genome contains the following window.
AAAATGAAGAATATCGTCGGGTTTGAGTTTGCGGGAGTTGCGAGCAAGGGCGTGCCAGCTTCCATCTGCTAAAATACGATCCAGCGTAATGCCAATTTTAGCTTCTCCGCGTTTTGCCGAAAGCTGTGCGCGAATTACTTCCGTATTATTGGCAATAAGAAGATCTCCTTCTCGTAAAAAAGAAGGGAGATCACGAACGGTATAAGTCTGGAGTTCGTGGCCGGGGCGAACATGTAAAAGTTTTGCGCTATCGCGAGGGCGGGCTGGTTCGATTGCAATATGATCGTGTGGGAGATCAAAATCGAATGGAGTAAGTTCATCCGTCATGCGAAGCTCTGTAGCAGGTTCGGGTATAGAAAAGACATATAAAATCAAGCAATAAGAAATTAATGTATAAGCAAGCGGAGGTGCTTAACCAAGGCCCGGCATACGTTTGGCTTTCTGCCACAAATCTTCAAGAGTTTGTAACTCTTGTTCCTTCATCACTTTACCCTCTTTAGAGAGCATGGATTCCATGGCTTCAAAGCGGCGTGTGAATTTTTTGTTGCTACGACGTAAAGCAGCTTCAGGGTCAAGGTTGAGTTTGCGTGCAAGGCTGGCAACGGTAAAAAGGACATCCCCCAGTTCATCTTCTATACGGTCTTTATCGCCATTCAGTTCATGCTTTAGTTCTGTAATTTCTTCCAGAACTTTATTCAGAACCTCTTCTGGTTCATCCCAGTCAAACCCCACGCGAGATGCTCGGCTGCATAGTTTTGAGGCGCGTGTTAAGGCCGGTAAGGAGTGAGCAATGCCGGCAAGGGCACCAAATTCAGACCGGGCATGACGTTCTTTTTCTTTGCTTTGTTCCCAGTTAAAAGAGTCGGGGTTTTTATCTTCAAAAATATGTGGGTGCCGTCTGACCAGTTTATCAGCGATCAGGCCTGCAACCGTATTGAAATTAAAAAGCTGATGCTCATCTGCTATTTGAGCTTGAAAAACGACTTGTAATAAAAGGTCTCCCAATTCATCAGGGAGCGCGTCTTGGTCGTTGCGATCAATAGCGTCCATGACTTCATATGCTTCTTCAATGGCAAATGGAGCAAGGGTGGTAGGGGTTTGTTCAATATCCCAAGGGCAACCATGGTGAGGGTCACGGAGTTGTTTCATAATTGAAAGTAAGCGATCGACTTGATACGGTGGAAAAGTTTTTTGTGTCATGGTGATAAGGCGCTTTTGTTACCCAAGAGTATGGATGTTAGTTCTGTGATCTTTGAGATGGCAGAAGTGTGATTGCAAGAGTAAGATAGCTCAACTTTAGTCAAAAGAGTGTTTTAAAAGGATCTATAGTTTATGGCGAAGGTTTTTATCGATGGCGAAGCTGGCACAACAGGGTTGGGTATTCGTCAGCGTATCGAAGCGTTGCCAGAAGCTTTAGGCATTGAACTTCTTTCTATTGATGCGAGTTTGCGGAAAGACTTATCCGCTCGCCAAGAGATGATCCAAAAAGCTGACGTTGCTATTTTGTGCTTACCGGATGATGCCGCGCGTGAAGTGGTAACGCAGATGAGTGGAACGGATACAAAAATTTTGGATGCAAGTACCGTACACCGTGTAGCAGAGGGCTGGACGTATGGTTTCCCTGAAATGGAAGGCGATCAGAGCAATTTAATCCGCTCTTCAGCGCGCGTTGCGAATCCTGGTTGTTATCCGACGGGGGCAATTTCTCTACTGCGTCCACTGGTAAAGGCTGGAATGCTTTCAAGTGACTATCCAGTCTCGATTAATGCTGTTTCGGGGTATAGTGGAGCAGGGAAAAGCGCGATTGAGTCTCATGAAAAAGAAGGTGGTCCAGCATTTTTCCTGTATGCGTTAGGGCTGGAGCATAAGCACTTACCTGAAATTCAGTATTATTCAGGCTTAGATAAGTCACCTCTTTTTGTGCCGTCAGTTGGGCATTTTGCACAAGGAATGATTGTTTCTATTCCTTTGTACCTTTCGGAGTTGTCAGGGAAGGTAACACCTGCTGATGTGCAAGCTGCTTTAGAGCAAACATATAAGGGCAGTGAATACGTTAAGGTGATGTCTCCAGAAACGAAGTTATTGGCAGAAACTCTGGCTGGAACCAATAATATGGAATTACGCGTGCATAGCGATAGTAAGGGCGAGAAAGTGTTGCTTACAGCGAGCTTGGATAACCTTGGTAAGGGGGCATCAGGCGCTGCTTTGCAAAATCTTCTTCTCATGCTTGGACATTAATTTTTTTTAGGGTCTAGCCCTTGAGAAAAAAATAGAATATAGAACGCGGAGTTCCAGCGAGAGTGGCGGAATGGTAGACGCAGTCGGCTCAAAATCGACCGCCTTAACAGGCATGGGGGTTCAAGTCCCCCCTCTCGCACCAGATACACGATCCGATCGTATCTGATGATTCCATAAGACCGAGACGTGTATGTCCAAACCTTCCGTTAGACCCTCCCGTCCGTTCTTTTCCTCAGGCCCTTGCGCGAAACGTCCTGGATGGTCCTTGCAGCAGCTGGACCAAGCCTTTGTTGGGCGATCTCATCGGACCCCAGAAGGGAAAGCGCGCCTTAAAGAAGTTATTACGCGCTCTAAGGATATTCTTGGTATACCAGAGGATTGGCGTGTTGGCATTGTTCCAGCATCAGATACGGGTGCGGTAGAGATGGTGCTCTGGGCTCTGGCGGGGGAGAGGGGAATGGATGTCCTCTCCTTTGAAAGCTTTTCAGGCACGTGGGCGCAAGATCTGCGTGATATTCTCCAAATTTCAGATTTGCGCGTTTTGGAAGCTCCCTATGGTCAGCTTCCGGATTTGGCGTCTGTTGATTGGTCAAGAGATGTTGTCCTGACATGGAATGGAACCACGTCTGGTATTTGTATCCCTCACAAGGATGTTATTCCGCTGCATCATGATGGGCTTGTGATTTGTGATGCTACATCTGCGGCCTTTGCGATGGATTTACCGTGGGACCGTTTGGATGTAGTGACATGGTCATGGCAGAAAGCCCTTGGAGGGGAAGCAGCTCATGGGATGCTTGCTCTGAGCCCGAGAGCCGCTGAGCGCTTGTCAAAAGCTCCCCAAAG
Protein-coding sequences here:
- the mazG gene encoding nucleoside triphosphate pyrophosphohydrolase; this encodes MTQKTFPPYQVDRLLSIMKQLRDPHHGCPWDIEQTPTTLAPFAIEEAYEVMDAIDRNDQDALPDELGDLLLQVVFQAQIADEHQLFNFNTVAGLIADKLVRRHPHIFEDKNPDSFNWEQSKEKERHARSEFGALAGIAHSLPALTRASKLCSRASRVGFDWDEPEEVLNKVLEEITELKHELNGDKDRIEDELGDVLFTVASLARKLNLDPEAALRRSNKKFTRRFEAMESMLSKEGKVMKEQELQTLEDLWQKAKRMPGLG
- the argC gene encoding N-acetyl-gamma-glutamyl-phosphate reductase, with amino-acid sequence MAKVFIDGEAGTTGLGIRQRIEALPEALGIELLSIDASLRKDLSARQEMIQKADVAILCLPDDAAREVVTQMSGTDTKILDASTVHRVAEGWTYGFPEMEGDQSNLIRSSARVANPGCYPTGAISLLRPLVKAGMLSSDYPVSINAVSGYSGAGKSAIESHEKEGGPAFFLYALGLEHKHLPEIQYYSGLDKSPLFVPSVGHFAQGMIVSIPLYLSELSGKVTPADVQAALEQTYKGSEYVKVMSPETKLLAETLAGTNNMELRVHSDSKGEKVLLTASLDNLGKGASGAALQNLLLMLGH
- a CDS encoding phosphoserine transaminase — translated: MSKPSVRPSRPFFSSGPCAKRPGWSLQQLDQAFVGRSHRTPEGKARLKEVITRSKDILGIPEDWRVGIVPASDTGAVEMVLWALAGERGMDVLSFESFSGTWAQDLRDILQISDLRVLEAPYGQLPDLASVDWSRDVVLTWNGTTSGICIPHKDVIPLHHDGLVICDATSAAFAMDLPWDRLDVVTWSWQKALGGEAAHGMLALSPRAAERLSKAPQRPLPKIFRLSGKKGLLEAVFQGDTINTPSMLCVEDALDGLRWAEKIGGLPALQKRSRENLKLLEAWVAKTDWLDFLAEDPASRSSTSICLKIVAPWFEKLNTEERLKVVKHLTGLVAAEEAGYDLASYRDAPAGLRIWGGATVDAEDIQKLLPWLEWAYERTLKEFSV